A window from Streptomyces subrutilus encodes these proteins:
- a CDS encoding copper chaperone PCu(A)C, producing MNTRTTRALAAALSLTAALAISGCSSDDGGADGDKPAMTVSGGFMPEPVNDKMAGAFMVIKNGSKTADKLTGITSPLSDDLQIHETKDQKMKQVPSMDVPANGELNLERGGNHVMFMGLKSTPKVGEKVTVELHFEKADPVKVELDVKERTYTAQNSNAH from the coding sequence GTGAACACCCGCACCACCCGAGCCCTCGCCGCCGCCCTCTCCCTGACGGCAGCGCTCGCCATATCCGGCTGCTCCTCCGACGACGGCGGGGCGGACGGGGACAAGCCCGCGATGACGGTCAGCGGGGGCTTCATGCCCGAGCCCGTCAACGACAAGATGGCCGGCGCTTTCATGGTCATCAAGAACGGCTCCAAGACCGCCGACAAGCTCACCGGCATCACCTCCCCGCTCTCGGACGATCTGCAGATCCACGAGACCAAGGACCAGAAGATGAAGCAGGTCCCGTCGATGGACGTGCCGGCCAACGGGGAGCTCAACCTGGAGCGCGGCGGCAACCACGTCATGTTCATGGGGCTCAAGAGCACTCCGAAGGTCGGCGAGAAGGTCACCGTCGAGCTGCACTTCGAGAAGGCCGACCCCGTCAAGGTCGAGCTCGACGTGAAGGAACGGACGTACACCGCGCAGAACTCCAACGCCCACTGA
- a CDS encoding SCO family protein: MRTTRVTAAALAAVAALTLTACGGEPAPSGSVTQIAGGQSTGKAATLLDRPFTKPELVLTDTTGKPWNLREQTKGKPTLIYFGYTNCPDVCPLTMSNIAVAKKALPKADQDNLQVVFVTTDPERDTPESLGSWLRSQDPAFTGLTGDFTTIQAAARALGIGIEAAKKEADGSVVSMHGAQVIAFSPKTDEGYVLYGEGTTVEDYTKDLPKIVKGENP; the protein is encoded by the coding sequence ATGCGCACCACACGTGTGACGGCCGCCGCTCTCGCAGCGGTGGCCGCCCTCACCCTCACCGCCTGCGGCGGCGAGCCCGCCCCGTCCGGTTCGGTCACCCAGATCGCCGGCGGGCAGAGCACCGGGAAGGCCGCGACCCTCCTGGACCGGCCCTTCACCAAGCCGGAGCTCGTCCTCACCGACACCACGGGCAAGCCGTGGAACCTGCGCGAGCAGACCAAGGGCAAGCCGACGCTCATCTACTTCGGCTACACCAACTGCCCGGACGTCTGCCCGCTGACGATGAGCAACATCGCCGTCGCCAAGAAGGCCCTCCCCAAGGCCGACCAGGACAACCTCCAGGTCGTCTTCGTGACCACCGACCCCGAAAGGGACACTCCCGAATCCCTCGGCTCGTGGCTGAGATCCCAGGACCCGGCCTTCACGGGGCTGACCGGGGACTTCACCACCATCCAGGCCGCCGCGCGCGCGCTCGGCATCGGTATCGAGGCAGCCAAGAAGGAGGCCGACGGCAGCGTCGTCTCCATGCACGGCGCCCAGGTCATCGCGTTCTCGCCCAAGACCGACGAGGGCTACGTCCTCTACGGCGAGGGCACGACAGTCGAGGACTACACCAAGGACCTGCCGAAGATCGTCAAGGGAGAGAACCCGTGA
- a CDS encoding YcnI family protein, giving the protein MKTSRLSFAAALAAGSVLVLSGTAFAHVSVQPGEATKGGYATISLKVPNERDDASTTQLEVNFPADQPLTSVMPQDVPGWTVKVETSDLAKPLTVHGKQITKAVTKVTWSGGKIESGKFQQFPLSVGKLPEDADQMVLKAIQTYDNGEVVRWIEETKEGAAEPQNPAPVLKLTAATGADHHDAGDASADPAKNGGEAKGGHDEAASDHGSDTTARALGIAGIVIGLGGVAFGVAARRRSA; this is encoded by the coding sequence ATGAAGACCTCTCGTCTCTCCTTCGCCGCCGCCCTCGCCGCCGGCAGCGTCCTCGTCCTGTCCGGCACCGCCTTCGCGCACGTCAGCGTGCAGCCCGGCGAGGCCACCAAGGGCGGGTACGCGACGATCAGCCTCAAGGTGCCCAACGAGCGCGACGACGCCTCGACGACCCAGCTGGAGGTCAACTTCCCGGCCGACCAGCCGCTGACGTCCGTCATGCCGCAGGACGTTCCCGGCTGGACCGTGAAGGTCGAGACGAGCGACCTCGCCAAGCCGCTCACCGTGCACGGCAAGCAGATCACCAAGGCCGTCACCAAGGTCACCTGGTCCGGCGGCAAGATCGAGTCGGGCAAGTTCCAGCAGTTCCCGCTGTCCGTCGGCAAGCTCCCCGAGGACGCCGACCAGATGGTCCTCAAGGCGATCCAGACCTACGACAACGGCGAGGTCGTCCGGTGGATCGAGGAGACCAAGGAAGGCGCGGCCGAGCCGCAGAACCCGGCGCCCGTCCTGAAGCTGACCGCCGCCACGGGCGCCGACCACCACGACGCCGGTGACGCGTCGGCCGACCCGGCGAAGAACGGCGGCGAGGCGAAGGGCGGTCACGACGAGGCCGCCTCCGACCACGGCTCCGACACCACCGCGCGCGCCCTCGGCATCGCGGGCATCGTCATCGGCCTGGGCGGGGTCGCCTTCGGCGTCGCCGCGCGCCGCCGCTCCGCCTGA